In the genome of Natronomonas salina, the window CATCTACCGGGTCGTCGAGGAGGCCGGCGAACTGCTGCTGCACGGCGTCGCCGTCAAGCCGGGCAAACCAATGCTCGTCGGCCGCCTGCAGGACAGCGCCTACGTCGGGCTCCCCGGCTACCCCGTCTCGGCGCTCACCATCTTCCGGACGTTCGTCGCGCCCGCCATCCGCGAGGCTGCGGGGCTACCGGAACCGGAGACCGCGACCGTCGAGGGGGAGATGGCCGTCAGGGAGCGGTACGCAGAGGGTCGGCTGCGGTACATGCCGGTCGGGCTCGTTTCGGACGGCGACGGGAACACGCTCGTCTACCCGGTCGACAAGGGCAGCGGGGCGACGACGAGCCTCGTGGAGGCCGACGGCGTCGTCGCGGTGCCGCCGGACGTCGAGTACCTCGAGGCCGGCGAGCGCGTCGAGGTACAGCTGTTCTCGCCCGAGGTCCGCCCGCCGTCCGTGTTCGGCGCCGGCGAGGACGACCCGGCGCTCTCGCGGGTGCTCGACCGCGTCTCCCGGCCCCGGTACCTCGGCGTCGGCACCCGCCAGGGGCGTCGGCGGCTCCGCGACGGCGTCACCGACGTCGCGGTGGTCACGGGCGACGGGACACCCGGGGACGCCACCGAACTCGGCGGCTGGACCCGCGAGTGGGGCCTGGTCGTCCCGGACGGGAACCCGACGGGCGTCGAGAACCTGGTAGACCTCGTCGACGACGACCTCCGGTTCGTCAACCGGACGACCGACGCAGGCCTGCGGACGACCCTCGACGACGCCGTCGCCGCACTGGCCGACGACCGGGGCGTCGACCGCCACGAGCTGGTCGAGGCCGTCGACGGCTACGAGTTCGCCGTGCGGGCCCACGAGTCGCCCGCCAGGAAGGTCCTGTCCGGGTCGGCCGACGCCGGGCTAGGGCTCCGGGTGACCGCCGACCGGCTGGGGATGGACTTCGTCCCCTGCGGCGACGAGCCGGTCCGCGTCCTCGCCAGCGACGACCGCCTCGAGAAGCGGGGCGTCCAGCGCCTCCGGGACGCCGTCGTGGACGCCGCCGACGTCCTCGACGACCTGCCCGGATACGGGCCGCTGTAGCGGAAGAGCAGGCTCTTCAGCCGCCCCGTCGCTCGCCGACGTGAACTGGTTCGAGAAGCGTCTCTCCGAAACTACTGCAGGAGTTCGTCGACCCGCTCGAGGCGGTGGTCGCCGACGACGCACATGCCGCGGCGCTCGTGGCCGTGGCGCTCGACGTGGGCGCCGTCGAGGCCGGCGTTCCACGCCGCCCCGACGTCCTGGGGGCCGTCGCCGACGAGCACGCCTGGGCCGCCGTTGGCGCCCGCTTCCTGCAGTGCCATGTGGACCGGCTCGGGGTCGGGTTTCCAGCCGGTCTCCTCCGTACAGCAGACGACGGCGTCGAACCAGTCGCGGATGTCCAGGCCCTCGAGGATCGGGTCCGTGAGGTACTGCTGGCAGTGGGTGACGAGGACGGTCGGCGCCTCGATGTCGGCGACGGCCGCCGCGTCGTCGTAGAGAAACGTGGCGTCGGCGCGGGCCTCGGGGCTCTCCTCCTCGTGGAAGACCTCCCAGAAGGCCTCGACGTCGATGCCCCACTCGGCGAGCTGGTCGTTACGGAAGCCGCCGAGGCCGTGCCAGACCGCCTCGGCCTGCCGGTCGGTGAAGTCGTAGCCGAGCCGGTCGCCCACCCGGTCGAAGACGTCGTGGACGTAGTCGGGTTCGACGTCGATGAGCGTCCCGTCCAGGTCGAACACCCACTTGTCGTACGACGATGCCGTCATGGGCCCCGGAGTAGGCCGTTCGGGGATAAGTGCTTTCCGGCGGGGTCGCCGTTCGAGTCCGTTCGTACGGCCTCGCGGTAATTTCGCTCCTCTCGACGCCGACCCGGCGGTGCGAACGGTCGTGAACGGAGATGGAGCGTTCGAACGGCCACCATGCTTTTGACTAGTTAGTTGTCTACTATCTGATGATGACAGACGATCGGCTGTACGACGAGGAGCGAATCGCGGGCATCGACCGGCGGAAGTTCATCGTGGTCGGGGGCGGCGTCGGCGCGGCGCTGCTGGCCGGCTGCACCAGCGACGACCCCTCCGGCAACGACTCGCCGGACGGGTCCGACGGGACCGACACACCGGCGGGCGACGCCGCGAGCTTCCGGCTGCTCGTCAGCGACGCGCCGGCCGACATCGGCGACTTCGACCGGTTGGACGTCACGCTGGACAGCGCCCGCGTCTTCGAGGGGGGCGACGAGGGCGAGAGCACCGAGACCGAGGAGGGTACTGACACGGAGGACGGAACCGAGACGGACGCCGAGAACGGCACCGCAACCGAGACCTCCGGGGAGATGACCGAGTCCGTCGAGGAGGACGAACAGCAGACGGGCGAGGACGAGACGGCGACGGAGAACGGGACCGCGACCGACGGCGCCGACGGGGGCGAAGGCGGCGAAGAGGAGGGTGCAGACGACGAGGACGATGGGGAGGACCGCGGCTTCTACGTCCTCGACCTCGACGACCCGACGGTCGACCTCACCAAGGTCGTCGGCGACAAGGCGGTCGCCGTCTTCGACGGCGAACTCTCCGAGGGCAGCTACCAGAAGCTCGAACTCAACGTCGCCGACGTCGAGGGCATCGTCGACGGCGAGGCGGTCGAGGTCAAGGTCCCCAGCGAGAAGCTGCAGCTGACCAAGTCCTTCGAGGTCCGCGCCGGCGAGGAACTCGACTTCGTCTTCGACATCAACGTCGTCAAGCGGGGCAACCAGGCGAGCTAC includes:
- a CDS encoding DUF4382 domain-containing protein, coding for MMTDDRLYDEERIAGIDRRKFIVVGGGVGAALLAGCTSDDPSGNDSPDGSDGTDTPAGDAASFRLLVSDAPADIGDFDRLDVTLDSARVFEGGDEGESTETEEGTDTEDGTETDAENGTATETSGEMTESVEEDEQQTGEDETATENGTATDGADGGEGGEEEGADDEDDGEDRGFYVLDLDDPTVDLTKVVGDKAVAVFDGELSEGSYQKLELNVADVEGIVDGEAVEVKVPSEKLQLTKSFEVRAGEELDFVFDINVVKRGNQASYNLKPVISQSGVRGKDVEVEEVGDESGEGESESEDGSDDGTEEADDSEGENSTDDTDDAGTETEADSDDGGADAGNETDGTAGNESSA
- a CDS encoding HAD family hydrolase, translating into MTASSYDKWVFDLDGTLIDVEPDYVHDVFDRVGDRLGYDFTDRQAEAVWHGLGGFRNDQLAEWGIDVEAFWEVFHEEESPEARADATFLYDDAAAVADIEAPTVLVTHCQQYLTDPILEGLDIRDWFDAVVCCTEETGWKPDPEPVHMALQEAGANGGPGVLVGDGPQDVGAAWNAGLDGAHVERHGHERRGMCVVGDHRLERVDELLQ
- a CDS encoding molybdopterin biosynthesis protein; translation: MRRKEFRDLADPEDAHEAIASLDLRPDDETVPLRESRGRVLAERVDADLDVPGFDRASVDGYAVTARDTFGADEADPVRLELVGEVHAGAEPDVEVGEGECAEISTGAVLPPGADAVVMVERTDREDDEVLVRTSLAPGDRVMFAGADVAAGERALGPGTVLTPREIGLLSALGVDEVPVRGRPTVGIISTGDELVRPGEALDSDAGEIYDVNSYTTATAVEEAGGEARLYPHAGDDYEAMESVLREAAAECDLVLSSGSTSASAVDVIYRVVEEAGELLLHGVAVKPGKPMLVGRLQDSAYVGLPGYPVSALTIFRTFVAPAIREAAGLPEPETATVEGEMAVRERYAEGRLRYMPVGLVSDGDGNTLVYPVDKGSGATTSLVEADGVVAVPPDVEYLEAGERVEVQLFSPEVRPPSVFGAGEDDPALSRVLDRVSRPRYLGVGTRQGRRRLRDGVTDVAVVTGDGTPGDATELGGWTREWGLVVPDGNPTGVENLVDLVDDDLRFVNRTTDAGLRTTLDDAVAALADDRGVDRHELVEAVDGYEFAVRAHESPARKVLSGSADAGLGLRVTADRLGMDFVPCGDEPVRVLASDDRLEKRGVQRLRDAVVDAADVLDDLPGYGPL